GTTTGGGATATGATGGTTTTCCTGCCAATGAACCAATCCAGACAATTGAAGAGTCCTTAACGAAAGCCTCAGATAGCGGCTATTCCGAAGGCAGGGCATTTATAGGATATGAACCTGGTAGCCAATACATGTATTCTGGGGCTGGCTATACGATATTGCAGTTACTGATAGAAGAAATCAGCGGACAATCTTTTAAAGAATTCATGGAGCAGGAGGTACTGAAGCCATTAAACATGGTACATTCTACTTTTGAATACCAGCAAAACCCATCCCCTCAATTTGTCCAGATTTTTAAGGATGATGGCACCATAAGACCTATGAACAAATTCACGGCTTTAGCTGCTGCAGGACTGTACACCAGCACAGGAGATTTAGCAAAATTTTTAATCGCTAACATTTCGGAAAACAGGGTCCTTTCTCAGGAAACTATTCAATCCATGGCCAAAGCGGAGACTTTTATTGGTGATATTGAGGTTTATGGCTTAGGTCCTCACCTTTACAGCCAAAATGATCCAAATTCCAAAATAATAGGACATGACGGCAGTGGAAATAATGCAATAAATACGGCCGCGAGAATTGATCTGGATTCTAAATCTGGAATTATCATTTTAGAAACAGGAAATAGAGATATGGCTTCCATTTTGGCTGATGAGTGGATGTTTTGGAAGGCTGGTATTGCGGACTTTGTGGTCATGCAGCGCAACATCCCCTTCCTTTTGACATTACTAGTAATTGGATACCTTTTAATAATCTCCTTTGGTGTCTTGATCATTCGAAAAAGGAATAAATTCCAGAAAACTGCTTCGATTTCCTAAGAGCGGGTATTTTCTTAAATTGTGGGTTATGAAAAAATCCATGAAAAGACAGCTATTAACCCTTTTAATAATCTTTCATGGAAATCTACTTCTGGGGCAAACTTCTTTGAATGAAATCAACCTCAATCATGGGGATTACAAGGTAGGTTTCAAACATTATACTGTCTCAGACAGCACGAGAACATATAGCCGAGCCTATGAATACACCAATCATAAAATAGCAAGACCGATACCGGTTAGCATTTGGTACCCTTCCGAACAGAAATTAGGAAATAAGTCCCCTTTGCAGGTTTTAAACTACTTTGAAATTTTAAAGGAAGAAGAGGAATGGGAAAACCTTCCCAACGATCAACTCTTAAATTGGTTCTACTACCCCAATACGCCTGAAAATCAACTTCATCTAAAAGAACAAACCAAGGCCTATTCAGAAATTGATTTTGCCAAAGGAAAATTCCCAGTGATCATTTACACTGCTAGCTTCCAGGCATCCTCAATTGAAAATTTTGCCCTATGTGAATTTCTAGCCAGCCATGGATACCTTGTGATTTCCAGTCCTAGCCGAGGAACGGATACTCGCTGGTTTAGCAATAATCTGGCTATGGAAATAGAAACACAAGCCCGGGATGTGGAGTTTTTGATCAAAGAAGCCGGCAATTTAGCTATAGCCGACTACAGCAAATTTGCAGTTATGGGTTTTAGCTTTGGGGGTTTATCCAACATCATAGCCCAAATGAGAAATGATCGTATCAAAGCTATAGTCAGTTTGGATGGGACGGAAAGGTATCAATATGAACTTCTTGAAAAATCACTATCCTTCAATCTCGATAAAATGGATGTGCCATATCTTCATATGGCCCAAAAAGACATTCCTGATATCGTATTGAAGGAGGATAAAATAGCGCCTGAGCTCAATTCAAAATTTGTGTTATATGACAGCGTCAGGAAAGGTCAAACCTATCGATTAAAATTTCATCATCTAACCCATTCTTATTTCAGTTCTCTCGGGATTCTTTTTAGTGAAAGAGACCCTCGGCAGGATAAAAGCGATCCTGAAATCATGGAGTCTTATAAATGGGTCTCAAATTATACATTGAATTTTTTAAACGCCTATTTAAAAGAAGACGAAAATGGAATGGCATTTTTGGAAACCAGACCAGAGGAAAACACATCGAAGGAAGGGTTAATAAGCCAAATGGTCAAACAAGGGGAACGCAAGGTTTTCAGTTTTCAGGATTTCAATGATTTAGCTTCAGAACAGAATTATGAAAACCTTTTTCAACTCTATAGCTCCATCTTAAAAGAACATCCTTCCTTGAAGCTACCTGAAGGAAACCTTAACACAATTGGGCTTCAACTAATTTTCAACCCTAAGACTTCCCAACAAGGCATCAATGTTTTCCAACTAGCAACTAAGCTTTATCCAAATTCTGCCAACCTTTATGATAGTCTCGCTGAGGGATATCTATTCTTGGGTAACAATGAAAAGGCTATTGAAAGCTTTCAGACATCACTCAATCTGAATCCAAATAACCAAAATGCCATTATACGACTAGAGCAGCTAAAAAATTAAATACTCCAGATTTTTCAATTCAGAAAGCAATTAATTACCCTCTCAATCCCCCTAAAACCAAATATTATTTTTCAAATTATCTCATCTCCTTGCACAGCTGAATTTACCAATGTATTTTCAGAAGCTTTTTACTATTGTCAATTACCGTTTTTTTTGAGTTTGAAAGTATAACATCGCCCATTTCCTATTTATCATCAATGAGCATAAAATGAAGAAATTTCCCAATGCCTTTGTCATAATTTTAGTAGCAATAATTTTTGGATGGATTCTGACTTTTTTAATTCCCAAAGGAACTTACCAACGGGAATTCAACCCTGAAACAGAACAAACTATAGTGGTTCCCAACTCCTATACACAACAAGACGCACCACATCTTTCTCCCTTTGATCTACTGTTAGCTATTCCCAGAGGTATTGCTGAAAGAGGAAGCTTAATTGTATTGATTCTATTGCTTGGAGGATGTTTCTATATCATAGAGAAGACAGGTGCATTAAATCAGGGCTTAAATCAATTAATCCTTCTTCTAAAAGGAAAGGAACTTTTAGCATTAATTACGCTTACCATCTTGTTTCTGGCAGCAGGTTTTACAATCGCAATGCAGGAAGAAATTATCGCTATGGTGCCTGTGCTCATGCTTTTTGGACGCTCTCTAGGATACAATCCATTGACTATTTTAAGTGCTACTTTCGGGTCTGCAACAGTGGGTGCAGCATTTAGCCCATTTAATGTTTTTGGAGTTGTAATAGCCCAACAAGAGGCCCAGTTGGAATTGCTTTCTGGCTTAGAATTCAGGTTAACATTTCTTCTGATCGCCTCTTTAGTTTGGATAGTAATTGTTGTCCAATATGCTAGAAAGCATCGGGTGGAGAAATCAACCTTAGTCTTAAATGTGAATGGCCTTACCAAAAGAAGTAAGCTCATATTATCCTTACTCGGTATCACATTTGGAATTGTGACTTACGGTCTGGTTAGTTTAGGTTGGGGTTTTGAAGAAATGTCGGCTTGCTTTTTTGCTTTAGGTTTAGTGTCTGGTCTCATCGCCAAATTCGGTATCAACAAGACCACCGAATTATATGTCGGTGGCTTTAAGGAAATGATTTTTGCCTGCGTCATCATAGGACTGGCCAATAGTATTTCACTTGTTTTAAGTGAGGGAGTTATTATTGATACGATTGTCCACGGATTATTTTCTCCTTTAAAAAATGTGCCTCCTTCTGTATCTGCAGTTTTAATGATGTTTTCCCAATCCATCCTACATTTCCCAATTCCTAGCTATTCCGGACAGGCTATTTTAACCATGCCTATTTTAACCCCCTTGTCTGATTTGATAGGGCTCTCCAGACAAGTAACCGTGCTGGCCTATCAATATGGCACGATCACAATGGACTTGATTGTACCCACCAATGGGGCATTAATGGCTGTGATCGCACTGGCGGGTGTAAAGTACAATGATTGGATCAAGTTTATTATCAAACCGGTTTTAATCATTTTTGCAATTGCTGCAGTAGCTATCCTGATTGGAATACAAATTGGATATCAGTAAAGCGACAAGGCAAGATTGAAATGATCTAAACTTCAACAAAAAAACCAGCCTATTCGACTGGTTTTCATTTTATAGACTTTCTAAAATCAGATTTTAGCTAAGGCGTTTGCTAAATCTTGTTTCAAATCCTCAGCATCTTCTACTCCTACACTTAGTCGGATCAGAGAATCAACCAACCCCACTTTTTCCCGCTCTTCTTTAGGAATACTCGCATGGGTCATAGAGGCAGGGTGTCCGCAAAGAGATTCTACTCCGCCCAGTGATTCTGCCAAAGCAAAAAGCTGAAAGTTCTCCATTACCTTGACTGCATCCTCTTGCTTATTGCCAACCAATGTAAATGAAATCATCCCCCCGAAATCACGCATTTGTTTTTTAGCAATGGCATGATTCGGGTGATCCTCAAATCCTGGCCAGTACACTTTATCTACTTTAGGATGCGTCTTTAAATAAGCTGCAATGGTTTTGCCATTTTGGCTATGACGCTCCATTCGCAAATGCAGGGTTTTGATGCCTCGAAGGACCAAGAAACAATCCTGAGGACCTGGTGTAGCACCGCAGGCATTCTGTATAAAGACCAGTTGGTCTGCAATTTCATCATCATTCAATACCAAGGCTCCCATCACCACATCAGAGTGCCCTCCCAAATATTTGGTTACAGAATGCATCACGATATCCGCTCCCTGATCCAAAGGGTTTTGAAGGTAGGGGGAAGCAAAAGTGTTATCCACTGCAAGCAGGACTTTATGTGCTTTGGCCACTTTAGCCACTCCTGCCACATCTATGATATTCATCATTGGGTTAGTTGGAGTCTCTACCCAAATCATTTTTGTCTTTTCGTTGATATACTCGGTGATGGATTCTGGATCGCCCATGGGAACGAAGTGGAATTTGATTCCATATCGCTCAAAAACCTTGGTAAACAGACGGTAGGTTCCACCATAAAGGTCATTGGTGGAAATAATCTCATCCCCTGGATTGAAGAGTTTCACCACGGCATCAATAGCACCTAAACCGGAGGAGAAGCAAATTCCATGTTTTCCATTTTCCAGCGCAGCCAGGTTATTCTGTAATGCAGTTCGGGTTGGGTTGTGCGTTCGGGAGTACTCATACCCATTATGATCGCCTGGAGAGCGCTGCACATAAGTGGAAGTCTGATAAATCGGAGTCATAATGGCTCCGGTGCTTGGATCTGGCTCTACTCCTGCGTGGATGGCTTTGGTTCCAAATTTCATATCTATCTGGGGTTTTATTCTTTTTGAATCTTGTTAAAGGAATTTTTCCTTCCTAATAGGGTGTATTCGGGTTTCACTTGCTAAACTTGCAAGCGCTGGGAAGAATACTCTTTCCCAAAGCTGATCAAAGATGACAAAAAAGGGCAGTATTTTCAAAACAATTTCCTCCTACTTTGGACATCACCCTACGGGCATCCTAGCCTGGCTTTGGGTCACATGTATGCCATTTATCGGCTCTGCGATTTTTGCGGTGAACTATGATTTCCTATCAAAATATAGCCTTAGCCAAGCCATAGATTTCTTAGTATATGTCATTATCGGAGCATTACTTATGGGATTGGCCTTGCTTCCCACCACATTGATCGCTTTAGCTTCAGGCTTTTATTTCGGTTGGGTTTCCCTACCTTTTTTAATTTTAGGTTACTCCTTGGCTTCCGTAATAGGTTATGGTATAGGTAAATTGATCAATACTGATCTCTCAGAAAAAGTCTTTAAGAAAAATCCCAAGTTCAAAGCAGAGGTTGAGGCACGAAAAGAAAAAGAAGGTTCCTTAGTGTTTTTTGTACGTATCAGTCCTGTCGTACCTTTTGCTATTTCCAATTTCCTTTTTGCTTCCCTAAAAGTCAGTATTGCAAAAGTGCTGATTTATGGAATTCCTGGGATGCTCACCCGAACTGTCATTGCATTCAGCTTGGGAGTAGCTGCAAGTTCCTATCTCGCCGCCAAAGAATCTCTAAACACTCCTCTTCAATGGGCAATAGGATTGGGTCTATTGATAGTCGGAGTATGGGGGATTTATGGATATGTGAAAAAGAGTAAGCGACCTCAGTAAGCAGCTTGCCTACTGGAGGTAGGTTGCAGTAAGCAGTAATCAGTCATTCTAAATGTCAGCCTGAGCACTGGAGCGACAAAAGTCGCGTATATCGAAGGCATTATTGATGTCGGTCGCAGTAGGCATCTTGAAGATTTTAAAATCTCTGCAAATCAAAACGTATTTGGGATCGCGAAAGGAGAAAGATAATCACGCTTTAACGGTAAATTGTATGAGTAGTGGCAGATTCCGTGGTACTTTCTTGTCAAACTACTATGTGGTTATAGTTGGCTACAAACTTTACTATTTGCCGTATTGCCTACCATTACTTATACAAAATGTTAGCAAACGTTTCTAACTTGGTCTATTTGTGTAGACTATTAATTATTTAACTGTTGGTAGTATATATTCACCATCGATGATAGATTGCCCGGGCATATATACACGAAAGTTTATCCAAAATGTCTCTGTAGGAATGACCAATTGATTTTCTGAATTATCAAAATCCTCTTGAAAAACATATGTTATAGTGAATGATTTTCCATCAGGATTTAACTTGATATCCCTGTTACTAAGAGTAGAACCCATATCTGTTTTTAGGTACTGGTCATCACCATACACTGTAATAGAATAAAAGCCCAATTCAGGATTGACCATTTCAGGTACTGCATAGGTCACTTGATATTTGTTTCCTTTATTCACATCATACTTGCCCGTTAAATACACCGCATCTTTATCAGGTAAAAGTCCGGTGCCAATAGCAACACCTCTGTTGCGGTCTTCTAACGAAACCGGATTATCTATAGTGCCCATTGTGCCCATGATACCTTGCTGGTTGGCAATCTCAACATATTTCTGATGAATTTTATTGAACTCGTCCATGTTCCACTTAGTCGCCCTAAATGGTTTTGGTTGATATCCGTCTAAGTATTCAATTTTCAATTGATTCTGGAATTCACTTGATTTTTTTACATCTTCAGGGTCTTTAGAATCTACCTGTGTTCTTACATTGGCTACAAAATAGTCACTAGTAACCGATGCCGGAATAACATATCGTCCGGGTCCATAGAAAACTTTGTAAGTTACGTGATCGTGATTCCATATGTGCAATGACATATAACGTCCATCAGTTTCCGGTAGGGTAATTGCTACATCACCACCTCCATCTAAAATGGAAAATGAATATTTCGTATCACGGTTCATCATCGGAGCAGGTTGCTTATCCAGCTCCATGATATCATAATGATGATGCCAATTGGTGTTATTTGCTCCTTGCTCAAACTCTCTTTGCATGGCCATGTCTGCCATCGCCAATGCATAATTCTCTTCGTTTACACTAACGGTAGCTTGGTCATCTGTCATTTCTTTAACATCAGACAGTTTTTCAGTTTTGTTCTTTTTATTTGATGAATTACATCCGCTCAATAGCTGAGCTAAGATTGAAAAAAGGATTAAGATTCTCATAATTTCAAGTTTTAATGTATAAAATATTCAATTATTTTCTGTTTTGAAATGTATGAGTAGTGGCAGATTGTAGGCTTCTTCCCTGCCAAACCGCTTTGCAGTAAAAGTGGGCTACAAACCTTGATATTTAGCACTTTCCCTGCCATTACTTATTCAAAATGTTGGCAAGAGTTTTTATTCTTCTAACAATTCAAATTTTATGGTTTCGGTAGCAGTTTTCATATAGTCCAAAATTGCTTCTTTACTTTCTGGACGATAAAGCCTTATTAGAATTGCCCATCCATCAACTACGTCGATATTGTTTTTAGCATCAGGACAGTTGAAATGGAAGGTGTAGGTGCCATCTGCATTTGCTTCAGCCATTCTGTTGTTTAGCGCAAAGTTGTCAGTAGCAATCCACCCTTCTTTATTATAAGTAGTAACAGAGAAGAATCCTCCTTTATCAAATTGTATAGGTGGAACGGGGAGTGTTAAGGAGGCACATTTTCCTTCTTGAATTTCATTACTTGGTTGAATCGTATTAAGATATGCAGCATGTTCTACCGGCAGACCAAAAATGCCAACAGCAGAAGCTATTAAAAATTGTAATGAGTCAACTTCTTCTTTGGAGCCGAAATAAAACTCCGGTTTATTTGCTTCAGCCATTCTGCCTTTCAATCTTACTCTTGTTTCGTCCAAAGTTTTTGTATCAAATCCTTTGGCTTGGTAAGGTTTACTTGAGTTGGCTAAAATCTGAACTTTGTTTTGGTGTTCATGTGCTTCTGCATAACCCAATGAGTCTAGGGTTCGAACACCTGTTCTCATATTAAGGAATATGTGATTTCCAAGAGCTACATCTTTTGTAGTAAAGGTTTTGGATTCGCCAGGATAAACGACTCCAATAGTGTACTCATTTTCATCAATAACCTGAATGACAGAATAGACATCCCAATCAGGATTGACCAACGTCGCACCTTCGGAAATATCTACTACTGCGTGAGAATACATGACGTCTTGATTCTCTCTAACTACGAATTGATTGTCTTTATCTGACATTTTTCTGGAATGCCTGAAAGTGTTTACCTCATATTCTTTAGAGTGATTGACCATGTATAAGTCGGTCTCTGCGATGGTAAAGTTGATTTCATCCACCAAAATTTTACCGTCTTCCGTGTATTCTTTTGCATAGGCTGGTTTTTCATTTTCTTTTGTTTTCTTCCCGCTATTGCAGGAAAGTAGAGCTAAACCAATTAAGGCAATTGCTAATTTTTTCATCGTAATAATCTTTTAATGAATAACTGTAATTAATTACTTCGGGTAAAGCAAAATCACCATCAAGCACAGATTTTTCCCGTCAGTATATTCTTGTTGTTTAATTTAATTCTGACTAATGGTAAAATTACTAAATCCTAAAAAATTGTATATGAGAATTATACGGATTTATAGAAAGTGGGAGAAATTCAATAGCTCTTGTAGGAATTGATACCTTTTCTTCATCAAATTCGGGCGGGCTAGTGTGGGGAATGTTTGCCAACTTATTTATTGTCACTACAAAACCATCTTTATTTTCCTGATTCGGGTAAATAGTTACTGTTTTCTCTGCTATTATTTTTTTTCTTCTCAACTATCGTAACAAATACATCTTTCCATAACCTTTCTTAAAGGCCTTGTCACCGGCAGTAGGTCGATGCTCCATAAACTGCCCATCTTTTCTAACTAGAACGCGGTAGATATAAACCCCATTTGCTAGTTGATCACCGAATTCATCTTTCCCATCCCAGGCATATTCTGTGATATTATTTCCGATTCTTAAAGGTCCCAGTTCGTTTTGCAAAATCTCCCGAACCACCTTTCCAGTCACAGTCATAATCTGAATCTTGATTTCGTCGGGTACCTCAGCACCTGTTACTGTAAACACAAAGCGAACGCTCGTACTAAATGGATTAGGATAGGGATAGAAATTAGTAATCTGGGACTCATTGATCACCTCAAAACTTATTTCATAGGGCTCCTCGGAATCCGCATTTGCCACCCTCAGGGTGTACATCCCATCTTCTAAAGGTCCAGGCAAAAAGGAAACTTTAAAGCGGGCATCTTCAGAAGCTGGAGACCAATTGAGATTAGGATCAGAAAAATTCACTCGCTTGTACTCACAGCTCTCACAGTTTTGCTTGAGGAAAATATCCAAGCCCACAGTATCCTTTTTATAAAGTAGCGTTTGATCATTGATCAACTGGGCTGTCACCATTACAGTTGGAGAAACGATATCTCCATCCATAATGTAAATACCATCAAAATTCACATCCAATACAGAGCTACTTTCATCAGCCTCCACCAAAACATAGGGACCAAAGTCCACCTGATTATTCCTAAAAGTCTGCTCCTGCTGAATCCTTGGATTGGCAAAGACTTCCAGTTCGTTTACTCCTCCCTTTCCTATAGAGCTAAAATCAATGGCAAATTCGAAAGACTCTCCTGCTTTGAGCGCAGGGAATTTTTTGGAGAATTCCTCCACCTTTTTAGAAGCTACGTTTGTCCACTTCCAGTTTACCTGAATGGAATCCAAGAAATTGTATTTAGAAATATTTTTAAAGCTCATTCCAATACTGGTCTGCTCCCCTTCCCTCAAATTGATTTGTTCCTGGGATGTATTCACCGTCAAAGCTCCCTCTGGAACGCCAGAATAATTCACCTGCCACCTATCGAGTTGAGCCGGAGCTGTGGAGTTTGGGTCATTCATTCTATATCTCAGCCTCAAATAAGGATAGGTTTCTGCATCAATGAAATCCAAGGCTATTTCCTCTTCATAAGTGTTTTCCAAGATCAGCTCTTCGCTTCCGTCATTTTTGACACCCAATACATCGAAATAGGTGAATTCCTCTTCGTTGATCCAAGTTCTTGCATTGACATTTTGAAAAAATCGTTCCCAATTAGAAGCCGGACCTACTCTAGGAGTAATGATCATGCCTTGTGTGAAATAACCTTCCAGATCGGTCTTAAAGGATAGGGTCTGTTGATTTGGAGGAAATTCCTGATTTGATTTACCGATGATCTCCATCGCCTCTCCAGGATTCATTCCTTTCTGCCCATACAGAATATAAGGGTCACCAGTTTGTAAATTTCTTAGTGTAGCTTCATTAGCTCCAAACTCTTTGAGCAAAGCATAAGCTTCATCTGGCCAAGCATCAAAAGTTACATTTCCAACAGAAAAAATCACTACAAAATCTCCTTCTTTGACGCCTTTCACATATTGCTCCAAGACGGTTTGACCTGGTGTAGTTATCCAAGAATTCTGAATACTCTGAATCACCTGAGGAACTCTACCACAAGCTCGCGAATCAAGAATATCGAAACCCGGAACCGGAATAGCGAGGTAAGGCATCAGGCTTTTTTGATCAAAAGCCACCAAGCCCAACGAACCGTTCGGGCAGAGTCTGCTATTCGCATTATTAACATTATCGATAATCTGAGGCACCTGATCCAGATAAAACTGGGTATTTCTAAAACTCAAGGTATCCACACCTGCACCGACGGTAAACACCTCAAAACCCAACTTCTTATCCACGTATTTAAAGGCGTTCCGCTGTGGGTTCACCTCCAGGTTTTCCAATTGATTTTCTTCCAACTGGGAAATCGTTCTTTGTGTCCATCCTGATGGGCCATTGGGTATCAAGGAAAAACTGGATTGGGTCCAGGCATCATTTTCTCCCGCCTGTGGTTCCTGAAATTTACTTCTCCAGAAATAGGTTGCAGAATCCCCTGAGCTCATCAAACTCACAGGCCAATCGACCAAACCACTAGTGGTAATACGAATCTCTTTTCTAAAGGCCGAATTGAAGTTGGATGTGGAGTCTAACTGCAGGATGATTGTCCTTTCCTCATTGGTTTTGCCCGGAATCTGAGAGACTAAATTGACATCAGTTTCAGAGACTATTCCATAGTTTAATGGATATAAATTCATCGTTCCGCTCAAAGGAATAAACTCTGTCACAGAAATAGAATTATTGGTGTAAGTCAGTTCAGGAATTGACCTGGCTTTGTTTACTTCCAGCGTAAAAACATTGTCACCAGCTGCGTTGATCCCAATGTTTGGTACAGAAAAAACCAGCGTATCCTTTCTCGATACATAAGGAATTTCAATGGCATCGTAAGAAAATTCGGTCCCGTCAGGAAGCTTTCTTTTAATTTGATAGGTTACAGAATCCGTATTGACAATCCCGATATTTCTCAAAACAAAAGTCAGCTTGATACTATCCGAAAGTGCATTGAGTGGATCCTCATTAAAGCTTTCGAAGAAAACCTCGGTCTCATCCAGAGAATAATCCGCTTTGTCCGCGGGGAACATACGAACGCCAGGGTCTCCCAAAAGCACCATTTGCTCCATATGTGAATAACTCAAAGGCGAGGTTCCATAGCGATTTACAAAATCAATCTCGCCAAGCTGCTTTACCTCTCCTACTGTCTTATAAATACTGCTGCTATCAGCAAAAGCTGTGGAATAGAAAGAATCAGAATATCGATTTAGGATGACATCTACTCCAATTGCGGTATTTGCCATCACATTGGAAGCGCCTTTCTCCGGAGTAATCACCCAGTCCTCACTTTGGGTGTACACGGTTCCATATGCATTTCCATAATCACAGCCATTGAAAAGCATCACAGGATACTTTCCTCTGTTTTGATAATTTAGTGTAGGGTCTGAGGCAAATCCGATTTCAATATCGATCACAGTCGGCGAACCATGACCAAAAAAAGTCACTAATGATCTACCCTCATTAAGATCCCCGGTGATATCAATCAATTCCA
Above is a window of Algoriphagus machipongonensis DNA encoding:
- a CDS encoding DUF1254 domain-containing protein; translation: MKKLAIALIGLALLSCNSGKKTKENEKPAYAKEYTEDGKILVDEINFTIAETDLYMVNHSKEYEVNTFRHSRKMSDKDNQFVVRENQDVMYSHAVVDISEGATLVNPDWDVYSVIQVIDENEYTIGVVYPGESKTFTTKDVALGNHIFLNMRTGVRTLDSLGYAEAHEHQNKVQILANSSKPYQAKGFDTKTLDETRVRLKGRMAEANKPEFYFGSKEEVDSLQFLIASAVGIFGLPVEHAAYLNTIQPSNEIQEGKCASLTLPVPPIQFDKGGFFSVTTYNKEGWIATDNFALNNRMAEANADGTYTFHFNCPDAKNNIDVVDGWAILIRLYRPESKEAILDYMKTATETIKFELLEE
- a CDS encoding cystathionine gamma-synthase; this encodes MKFGTKAIHAGVEPDPSTGAIMTPIYQTSTYVQRSPGDHNGYEYSRTHNPTRTALQNNLAALENGKHGICFSSGLGAIDAVVKLFNPGDEIISTNDLYGGTYRLFTKVFERYGIKFHFVPMGDPESITEYINEKTKMIWVETPTNPMMNIIDVAGVAKVAKAHKVLLAVDNTFASPYLQNPLDQGADIVMHSVTKYLGGHSDVVMGALVLNDDEIADQLVFIQNACGATPGPQDCFLVLRGIKTLHLRMERHSQNGKTIAAYLKTHPKVDKVYWPGFEDHPNHAIAKKQMRDFGGMISFTLVGNKQEDAVKVMENFQLFALAESLGGVESLCGHPASMTHASIPKEEREKVGLVDSLIRLSVGVEDAEDLKQDLANALAKI
- a CDS encoding serine hydrolase domain-containing protein, which encodes MRTFKYIALLFLAILIWTAFIGLGFVEGFLLKGITSKDSPEGFIEATKERIAEEFVGNFAMILIENGEISEELTYSVDRPVNDQSIFPVASISKWITSFGVMKLVEQGKLDLDTPVDEYLSRWHLPKSDFDNSQVTVRRLLSHSSGLIDGLGYDGFPANEPIQTIEESLTKASDSGYSEGRAFIGYEPGSQYMYSGAGYTILQLLIEEISGQSFKEFMEQEVLKPLNMVHSTFEYQQNPSPQFVQIFKDDGTIRPMNKFTALAAAGLYTSTGDLAKFLIANISENRVLSQETIQSMAKAETFIGDIEVYGLGPHLYSQNDPNSKIIGHDGSGNNAINTAARIDLDSKSGIIILETGNRDMASILADEWMFWKAGIADFVVMQRNIPFLLTLLVIGYLLIISFGVLIIRKRNKFQKTASIS
- a CDS encoding DUF1254 domain-containing protein, which translates into the protein MRILILFSILAQLLSGCNSSNKKNKTEKLSDVKEMTDDQATVSVNEENYALAMADMAMQREFEQGANNTNWHHHYDIMELDKQPAPMMNRDTKYSFSILDGGGDVAITLPETDGRYMSLHIWNHDHVTYKVFYGPGRYVIPASVTSDYFVANVRTQVDSKDPEDVKKSSEFQNQLKIEYLDGYQPKPFRATKWNMDEFNKIHQKYVEIANQQGIMGTMGTIDNPVSLEDRNRGVAIGTGLLPDKDAVYLTGKYDVNKGNKYQVTYAVPEMVNPELGFYSITVYGDDQYLKTDMGSTLSNRDIKLNPDGKSFTITYVFQEDFDNSENQLVIPTETFWINFRVYMPGQSIIDGEYILPTVK
- a CDS encoding YfcC family protein, which produces MKKFPNAFVIILVAIIFGWILTFLIPKGTYQREFNPETEQTIVVPNSYTQQDAPHLSPFDLLLAIPRGIAERGSLIVLILLLGGCFYIIEKTGALNQGLNQLILLLKGKELLALITLTILFLAAGFTIAMQEEIIAMVPVLMLFGRSLGYNPLTILSATFGSATVGAAFSPFNVFGVVIAQQEAQLELLSGLEFRLTFLLIASLVWIVIVVQYARKHRVEKSTLVLNVNGLTKRSKLILSLLGITFGIVTYGLVSLGWGFEEMSACFFALGLVSGLIAKFGINKTTELYVGGFKEMIFACVIIGLANSISLVLSEGVIIDTIVHGLFSPLKNVPPSVSAVLMMFSQSILHFPIPSYSGQAILTMPILTPLSDLIGLSRQVTVLAYQYGTITMDLIVPTNGALMAVIALAGVKYNDWIKFIIKPVLIIFAIAAVAILIGIQIGYQ
- a CDS encoding TVP38/TMEM64 family protein codes for the protein MTKKGSIFKTISSYFGHHPTGILAWLWVTCMPFIGSAIFAVNYDFLSKYSLSQAIDFLVYVIIGALLMGLALLPTTLIALASGFYFGWVSLPFLILGYSLASVIGYGIGKLINTDLSEKVFKKNPKFKAEVEARKEKEGSLVFFVRISPVVPFAISNFLFASLKVSIAKVLIYGIPGMLTRTVIAFSLGVAASSYLAAKESLNTPLQWAIGLGLLIVGVWGIYGYVKKSKRPQ